In Primulina eburnea isolate SZY01 chromosome 5, ASM2296580v1, whole genome shotgun sequence, a single window of DNA contains:
- the LOC140833106 gene encoding probable enoyl-CoA hydratase 1, peroxisomal: MYHQMENPPEKLIWVKQDPDGVAYVIINRPQSLNSLTRPMIVDLACAIKTLSSDDSVRIIILSGTGRAFCSGVDLTSAEDVFKGDFKDMETDPVYQIERCAKPIIGAINGFAVTAGFEIALACDFLVASKQAKFIDTHARFGIFPSWGLSQKLSRIIGPNRAREVSMTAMPVTAEQAERWGLVNHVVEESEVLKKAREIAESMIKNNQDLVLRYKAVINDGFRMDLGHALALEKERAHQYYDGMTTDQFKKMQEFIASRGSKKPSSKL; the protein is encoded by the exons ATGTACCACCAAATGGAGAACCCGCCGGAGAAGCTCATCTGGGTGAAGCAAGACCCTGACGGAGTGGCCTACGTCATCATAAACCGGCCCCAATCTCTCAACTCTTTGACCCGGCCCATGATCGTCGATTTGGCATGCGCCATCAAGACTCTGAGTTCTGATGATTCGGTCCGGATCATCATATTGTCTGGGACCGGGAGGGCCTTCTGCTCCGGCGTAGACCTGACGTCGGCGGAGGACGTGTTCAAGGGGGATTTCAAGGATATGGAGACCGACCCGGTCTACCAAATAGAGCGCTGCGCCAAACCCATCATCGGAGCGATCAACGGCTTCGCAGTCACGGCTGGTTTTGAGATTGCTTTGGCTTGTGATTTCTTGGTGGCTTCTAAACAAGCTAAATTTATCGATACCCATGCAAG GTTTGGAATATTTCCTTCTTGGGGTCTGTCTCAGAAGCTTTCTCGCATAATAGGGCCGAATCGAGCTCGCGAAGTGTCTATGACAGCGATGCCTGTAACTGCTGAGCAAGCTGAAAGATGGGGTTTGGTTAATCATGTAGTAGAAGAAAGTGAAGTACTGAAGAAAGCTCGAGAAATTGCGGAATCCATGATTAAGAATAATCAAGACTTGGTGCTGAGGTATAAAGCAGTTATAAATGACGGGTTCAGAATGGATCTGGGTCATGCCCTTGCGTTGGAGAAG GAAAGGGCTCACCAATATTACGATGGAATGACTACTGATCAATTTAAGAAAATGCAAGAATTCATAGCCAGCCGGGGCTCAAAGAAACCATCTTCCAAGTTGTGA
- the LOC140833104 gene encoding hydroxyproline O-galactosyltransferase GALT3-like isoform X2 has translation MKKWTGGLLIVGLAFILVLSYSFIGKPESPRKQSSAYEYFNPHPPEEGNSDGDDNLSLAKKERLRVVQKKPQLTHLQGLSDLYSLSENVTDEESDALLVWRKMRFLFTRSDALPETAQGIKEALAIWKDLLPMIEKDKALRLGDITANEIENCPYFVKASNNELEIPCGLLEDSSITLIGIPNSEKDSFQIELIGQRELKPPIVLQYKVFLPGENLTKEPFTIQNTWTKESGWGMEERCPDHRMSGVLRVDGLIKCNIQIGQRTAEESLNASHPTYKKFANISRGTVSASTALHFVEGNPFTASLWVGAEGFHMTVNGRHETSFAHRDNLEPWLVNRVSVKGGLTIMSLLAKGLPVTEDVDLADAQNLRAPSLSNKRLALLIGVFSAGINFERRMAIRRTWMKYDSIQSGDVAVRFFIGLIKTLSAKFIMKTDDDAFVRINEVLSSLKGKPSNGLLYGSISFDSEPHRDKDNKWYISDKEWPHSLYPPWAHGPGYIISQDIAKFIVQGHMKRELTLFKLEDVGVGIWVEQFEKHGHKIEYVNDDRFHNAGCESDYILAHYQNPRKMLCLWEKLHKDQKPECCED, from the exons ATGAAGAAATGGACCGGTGGTTTATTGATTGTAGGCCTAGCTTTCATTTTGGTGCTCAGCTACAGTTTTATTGGAAAACCCGAATCTCCCAGGAAGCAGTCTTCTGCGTATGAATATTTCAACCCCCATCCACCCGAAGAAGGTAATTCAGATGGCGATGATAATTTATCTTTGGCAAAGAAAGAAAGGCTACGGGTTGTTCAGAAAAAACCCCAGCTGACACATCTTCAAGGGCTGAGTGATTTATACAGTTTGAGCGAGAATGTGACAGACGAAGAGTCTGATGCCTTGCTAGTGTGGAGGAAGATGAGATTTTTATTTACACGATCAGATGCATTGCCTGAAACAGCTCAAGGGATTAAAGAGGCTCTCGCTATATGGAAAGATTTACTGCCCATGATTGAGAAAGACAAGGCTTTAAGGCTTGGTGACATTACTGCAAATGAAATTGAAAACTGCCCTTACTTTGTCAAAGCATCTAATAATGAACTTGAGATCCCTTGTGGTCTACTTGAGGACTCTTCTATCACTCTTATTGGGATCCCAAATTCCGAGAAAGACAGTTTTCAAATTGAACTTATAGGCCAACGAGAGCTGAAACCCCCAATTGTATTGCAATACAAGGTCTTTTTACCTGGGGAGAACTTGACAAAAGAGCCTTTTACTATTCAGAATACGTGGACTAAAGAATCTGGGTGGGGCATGGAGGAGAGGTGTCCTGACCATCGTATGTCTGGTGTTTTAAGAG TTGATGGACTGATCAAGTGCAACATTCAAATTGGCCAAAGAACTGCAGAGGAAAGTTTAAATGCCAGTCACCCTACATACAAAAAATTTGCTAATATTTCTAGAGGGACTGTGAGTGCAAGCACTGCCCTCCACTTTGTTGAAGGTAACCCCTTTACAGCCTCATTGTGGGTTGGCGCCGAGGGATTTCACATGACAGTGAATGGAAGGCATGAAACATCATTTGCACATCGAGAT AATCTTGAACCCTGGTTAGTTAATAGAGTCAGTGTGAAGGGTGGCTTGACCATTATGTCTCTCCTAGCAAAAGGTCTTCCTGTTACTGAAGATGTAGATTTGGCTGATGCTCAAAACCTCAGAGCCCCATCACTCTCTAATAAAAGGCTTGCACTTCTAATTGGGGTTTTCTCTGCTGGGATTAACTTTGAGAGGCGTATGGCCATAAGAAGAACCTGGATGAAATATGATTCCATACAGTCTGGGGATGTGGCTGTCCGCTTCTTCATTGGACTT ATAAAAACATTGTCTGCCAAATTTATAATGAAAACGGACGACGATGCTTTTGTAAGGATAAATGAAGTTTTATCAAGTCTCAAGGGGAAACCATCAAATGGACTCTTGTATGGCAGCATATCTTTTGACTCAGAACCCCACAGAGACAAGGACAATAAATGGTACATAAGTGACAAG GAGTGGCCGCATTCTCTGTATCCTCCATGGGCTCATGGTCCAGGTTATATAATTTCCCAGGACATAGCAAAATTCATAGTTCAAGGTCACATGAAGAGGGAACTCACG CTATTTAAACTTGAAGATGTTGGTGTCGGGATATGGGTTGAGCAATTTGAAAAGCATGGTCACAAAATTGAGTATGTAAATGATGACCGATTTCACAATGCTGGATGCGAGTCAGATTATATTCTAGCTCATTATCAAAATCCAAGAAAGATGTTGTGCCTGTGGGAGAAGCTTCACAAAGACCAGAAACCTGAATGCTGTGAAGACTGA
- the LOC140833104 gene encoding hydroxyproline O-galactosyltransferase GALT3-like isoform X1, whose product MKKWTGGLLIVGLAFILVLSYSFIGKPESPRKQSSAYEYFNPHPPEEGNSDGDDNLSLAKKERLRVVQKKPQLTHLQGLSDLYSLSENVTDEESDALLVWRKMRFLFTRSDALPETAQGIKEALAIWKDLLPMIEKDKALRLGDITANEIENCPYFVKASNNELEIPCGLLEDSSITLIGIPNSEKDSFQIELIGQRELKPPIVLQYKVFLPGENLTKEPFTIQNTWTKESGWGMEERCPDHRMSGVLRVDGLIKCNIQIGQRTAEESLNASHPTYKKFANISRGTVSASTALHFVEGNPFTASLWVGAEGFHMTVNGRHETSFAHRDNLEPWLVNRVSVKGGLTIMSLLAKGLPVTEDVDLADAQNLRAPSLSNKRLALLIGVFSAGINFERRMAIRRTWMKYDSIQSGDVAVRFFIGLHVNKEVNFKLWKEAQAYKDIQLMPFVDYYSLLTYKTIAICILGIKTLSAKFIMKTDDDAFVRINEVLSSLKGKPSNGLLYGSISFDSEPHRDKDNKWYISDKEWPHSLYPPWAHGPGYIISQDIAKFIVQGHMKRELTLFKLEDVGVGIWVEQFEKHGHKIEYVNDDRFHNAGCESDYILAHYQNPRKMLCLWEKLHKDQKPECCED is encoded by the exons ATGAAGAAATGGACCGGTGGTTTATTGATTGTAGGCCTAGCTTTCATTTTGGTGCTCAGCTACAGTTTTATTGGAAAACCCGAATCTCCCAGGAAGCAGTCTTCTGCGTATGAATATTTCAACCCCCATCCACCCGAAGAAGGTAATTCAGATGGCGATGATAATTTATCTTTGGCAAAGAAAGAAAGGCTACGGGTTGTTCAGAAAAAACCCCAGCTGACACATCTTCAAGGGCTGAGTGATTTATACAGTTTGAGCGAGAATGTGACAGACGAAGAGTCTGATGCCTTGCTAGTGTGGAGGAAGATGAGATTTTTATTTACACGATCAGATGCATTGCCTGAAACAGCTCAAGGGATTAAAGAGGCTCTCGCTATATGGAAAGATTTACTGCCCATGATTGAGAAAGACAAGGCTTTAAGGCTTGGTGACATTACTGCAAATGAAATTGAAAACTGCCCTTACTTTGTCAAAGCATCTAATAATGAACTTGAGATCCCTTGTGGTCTACTTGAGGACTCTTCTATCACTCTTATTGGGATCCCAAATTCCGAGAAAGACAGTTTTCAAATTGAACTTATAGGCCAACGAGAGCTGAAACCCCCAATTGTATTGCAATACAAGGTCTTTTTACCTGGGGAGAACTTGACAAAAGAGCCTTTTACTATTCAGAATACGTGGACTAAAGAATCTGGGTGGGGCATGGAGGAGAGGTGTCCTGACCATCGTATGTCTGGTGTTTTAAGAG TTGATGGACTGATCAAGTGCAACATTCAAATTGGCCAAAGAACTGCAGAGGAAAGTTTAAATGCCAGTCACCCTACATACAAAAAATTTGCTAATATTTCTAGAGGGACTGTGAGTGCAAGCACTGCCCTCCACTTTGTTGAAGGTAACCCCTTTACAGCCTCATTGTGGGTTGGCGCCGAGGGATTTCACATGACAGTGAATGGAAGGCATGAAACATCATTTGCACATCGAGAT AATCTTGAACCCTGGTTAGTTAATAGAGTCAGTGTGAAGGGTGGCTTGACCATTATGTCTCTCCTAGCAAAAGGTCTTCCTGTTACTGAAGATGTAGATTTGGCTGATGCTCAAAACCTCAGAGCCCCATCACTCTCTAATAAAAGGCTTGCACTTCTAATTGGGGTTTTCTCTGCTGGGATTAACTTTGAGAGGCGTATGGCCATAAGAAGAACCTGGATGAAATATGATTCCATACAGTCTGGGGATGTGGCTGTCCGCTTCTTCATTGGACTT CATGTGAATAAAGAAGTGAACTTCAAGCTATGGAAGGAAGCACAAGCATACAAAGATATCCAGTTGATGCCTTTCGTTGACTATTATAGCCTTCTCACTTATAAAACCATCGCGATTTGCATCCTGGGG ATAAAAACATTGTCTGCCAAATTTATAATGAAAACGGACGACGATGCTTTTGTAAGGATAAATGAAGTTTTATCAAGTCTCAAGGGGAAACCATCAAATGGACTCTTGTATGGCAGCATATCTTTTGACTCAGAACCCCACAGAGACAAGGACAATAAATGGTACATAAGTGACAAG GAGTGGCCGCATTCTCTGTATCCTCCATGGGCTCATGGTCCAGGTTATATAATTTCCCAGGACATAGCAAAATTCATAGTTCAAGGTCACATGAAGAGGGAACTCACG CTATTTAAACTTGAAGATGTTGGTGTCGGGATATGGGTTGAGCAATTTGAAAAGCATGGTCACAAAATTGAGTATGTAAATGATGACCGATTTCACAATGCTGGATGCGAGTCAGATTATATTCTAGCTCATTATCAAAATCCAAGAAAGATGTTGTGCCTGTGGGAGAAGCTTCACAAAGACCAGAAACCTGAATGCTGTGAAGACTGA